One window from the genome of Candidatus Saganbacteria bacterium encodes:
- a CDS encoding helix-turn-helix transcriptional regulator: protein MAVRNAGEIGEIVRLHREKANLTQLELAELSGVGKTVIFDIEKGKTTVKIATLLKVFRSLNISMALGGPILMDFK from the coding sequence ATGGCGGTAAGAAACGCCGGTGAAATCGGGGAAATTGTCAGGTTACACAGAGAAAAAGCCAATTTGACACAATTGGAACTGGCGGAACTATCGGGAGTAGGGAAAACAGTAATTTTTGATATTGAAAAAGGGAAAACAACCGTAAAAATTGCAACCTTATTAAAGGTTTTTAGATCTCTGAATATTTCTATGGCTTTGGGTGGTCCGATTTTGATGGATTTTAAATGA